A part of Paenibacillus sp. 481 genomic DNA contains:
- the cydC gene encoding thiol reductant ABC exporter subunit CydC yields the protein MRAEQWLRPYVRANMRRFAIIIGLGVLTVLCASALMFTSGYLISKSALRPENILMVYVPVVLVRTFGISRAVVHYIERLVGHDTILRILSQMRVRLYRLLEPQALFIRSRYKTGDLLSALADDIEYLQNVYMRTIFPSMVALVMYAVVIVALGWFDLQFAILMALYLAVLVFILPAISLLLMNKKLRQMKQERNGLYQKLTDAVLGINDWVVSGRAPQFVQSYEDDESKVAHIERSLSNWAKWRSFIGQCVIGTIVVSMVYWAGQRYTDRQIDVTLIAAFVLVVLPLMDAFLPVSEAVEKIPQYRDSFARLAALSGQTLRTTEPNSSSTAINEAHLTLEHVYYRYDATANSSDVWALANVSLDIPQGKKMALIGRSGSGKSTLLKLMQGAIEPCAGSVRINGAPAHTYEDQMQGYISVLNQRPHLFDTTVANNIRLGRPTATEEDIRRVAKQVKLDELIESLPEGYNTPMHEAGQRFSGGERQRVALARVLLQNAPIVILDEPTVGLDPRTERDLLTTIFQTLHGRSLIWITHHLVGVEQMDEVIFMENGKIGMKGSHQQLMKNEPRYSKLYQLDKPIRR from the coding sequence ATGAGAGCGGAACAATGGCTGCGCCCTTATGTAAGGGCCAACATGCGGCGCTTTGCCATCATTATTGGGCTTGGTGTGCTGACTGTATTGTGCGCGAGTGCCCTTATGTTCACATCAGGGTATCTCATTTCCAAGTCTGCGCTGCGTCCGGAAAATATATTAATGGTATACGTTCCAGTTGTCTTAGTTCGTACGTTCGGCATTAGCAGGGCCGTTGTCCACTATATCGAGCGACTAGTTGGACATGATACGATCCTGCGCATTTTATCGCAGATGCGTGTGCGCCTCTATCGTTTATTGGAGCCGCAAGCACTATTTATTCGTTCCCGTTATAAGACGGGTGACCTTCTTAGCGCGCTGGCCGATGATATTGAATATTTGCAAAATGTGTACATGCGCACCATCTTTCCTAGCATGGTCGCGCTCGTGATGTACGCCGTCGTCATCGTGGCGCTAGGCTGGTTTGACCTTCAATTTGCAATCTTGATGGCGCTCTATCTTGCGGTGCTCGTGTTCATACTGCCTGCTATTTCGCTGCTCTTGATGAACAAGAAGCTTCGGCAAATGAAGCAGGAGCGCAACGGTCTATATCAGAAGTTAACAGATGCTGTGCTTGGCATAAATGATTGGGTTGTGAGTGGGAGAGCACCACAATTCGTACAGTCCTATGAAGATGATGAGTCAAAAGTAGCTCACATCGAGCGCTCGTTAAGCAACTGGGCAAAATGGCGATCATTTATTGGACAGTGTGTAATCGGGACTATTGTCGTGTCCATGGTATATTGGGCGGGTCAGCGGTACACGGATCGGCAAATCGACGTCACGCTTATTGCGGCTTTTGTGCTAGTTGTCTTGCCGCTGATGGATGCTTTTTTACCTGTATCCGAAGCTGTTGAAAAAATCCCGCAGTACCGCGACTCCTTCGCGCGTCTTGCGGCCTTGAGCGGGCAAACCTTGCGAACGACGGAACCGAATTCGAGCAGCACAGCAATAAACGAGGCGCACCTCACCTTGGAACACGTTTATTATCGTTATGATGCGACCGCTAACTCGTCCGATGTATGGGCACTTGCAAATGTATCTTTGGACATTCCGCAAGGTAAAAAAATGGCCCTTATCGGCCGCAGCGGCTCAGGGAAATCAACCTTGCTCAAGCTCATGCAAGGTGCAATTGAGCCGTGCGCTGGTAGCGTGCGCATCAATGGAGCGCCAGCACACACGTATGAAGACCAGATGCAAGGTTACATCTCCGTCTTAAACCAGCGGCCGCATCTGTTCGATACGACTGTCGCGAACAATATTCGTTTAGGGCGGCCCACTGCTACGGAGGAGGATATTCGCCGCGTAGCCAAGCAAGTCAAGCTGGACGAGCTTATCGAGTCGCTGCCAGAGGGCTACAACACGCCCATGCATGAAGCGGGGCAGCGCTTCTCGGGGGGAGAGCGGCAGCGGGTGGCACTTGCCCGTGTATTGTTGCAGAACGCCCCGATCGTCATTCTAGACGAGCCGACAGTGGGACTTGATCCGCGTACGGAGCGGGATTTGCTTACGACTATTTTTCAGACGCTGCATGGTAGATCGTTGATCTGGATTACACACCACTTGGTTGGGGTGGAGCAGATGGACGAAGTCATTTTTATGGAAAATGGGAAAATAGGCATGAAAGGTTCTCACCAACAGCTCATGAAAAATGAACCTAGGTATAGTAAGCTATACCAATTGGATAAGCCTATCCGTCGCTAA
- a CDS encoding BlaI/MecI/CopY family transcriptional regulator — protein sequence MKLSRFKFHESGLNRFFGPLEAKVMDILWSNEQLAIKEVQAKLEQEKHVNFNTVMTVMNRLVEKDVLEKQVHGRASLYRPKLSKEHFLEKQSKELTNGLIEDFGPLVVSHMLDALDDIDDSLIEKLEQKIKQLKKET from the coding sequence ATGAAATTAAGTCGTTTTAAATTTCACGAGAGTGGATTGAACCGCTTTTTTGGACCACTTGAGGCGAAAGTAATGGACATTTTGTGGAGCAATGAGCAGCTAGCGATTAAAGAAGTTCAAGCAAAGCTGGAGCAGGAGAAGCATGTGAACTTTAATACCGTCATGACCGTTATGAATCGGCTTGTAGAGAAGGATGTACTAGAGAAGCAGGTTCATGGTCGCGCATCGCTGTATCGTCCCAAGTTATCGAAGGAACATTTTTTGGAGAAGCAATCCAAGGAGTTAACGAATGGGCTCATCGAAGATTTCGGTCCGCTTGTGGTGAGTCATATGCTTGATGCTTTGGATGACATCGACGATTCGCTAATCGAGAAACTAGAACAAAAAATAAAGCAGTTAAAGAAGGAAACGTAA
- a CDS encoding M56 family metallopeptidase → MMWEKRSKFIFASCLLIAGTLLSQMCLYVFYFLLDKELRLNIFQLCQSVLQYYGLTRLGHVFDAFVFLTVALIIGVAARQLYLCRRMSNKMLRLQNEALTMQLNEIYSEREKSITVIDHPEPIAVTMGLFNPRIVISTGLIHLLDDDELEAVIHHEMHHRHQADPLKSFVLYLFAAVLWFIPILKWSHETYKMLKEVMADHYSINKIGSATPLASALLKLVKYRRAQQMPAACISLLDSAVNYRIQKLIDPQTEIGLKLPVAPAIISAHALVVLCPVFIYALF, encoded by the coding sequence ATGATGTGGGAAAAACGATCCAAGTTTATTTTTGCGTCGTGCCTCCTGATTGCCGGAACGTTGCTTAGTCAAATGTGCTTGTACGTGTTTTATTTTTTGCTCGACAAGGAATTGAGACTGAATATTTTTCAACTGTGTCAAAGTGTCCTTCAATATTATGGCCTGACACGGTTGGGACATGTATTTGACGCATTTGTCTTCTTAACGGTTGCTCTTATCATTGGTGTAGCTGCTAGACAGCTGTACTTATGCAGGCGCATGTCCAACAAAATGTTAAGGCTTCAAAATGAAGCATTAACGATGCAACTGAATGAGATTTACAGCGAACGGGAGAAGTCGATCACGGTTATCGATCATCCAGAGCCTATTGCGGTCACGATGGGATTGTTTAATCCACGTATTGTGATTTCGACAGGACTCATTCATTTGCTCGACGATGACGAGTTGGAAGCGGTCATACATCATGAAATGCATCATAGACATCAGGCTGACCCGTTGAAGTCATTTGTACTTTATTTGTTTGCCGCGGTGCTATGGTTTATACCGATATTAAAATGGTCACACGAAACATACAAAATGCTCAAAGAAGTGATGGCTGACCATTACTCGATTAATAAGATAGGCAGCGCTACTCCGTTAGCAAGTGCCCTATTAAAGCTGGTGAAGTATAGACGAGCGCAGCAAATGCCTGCTGCTTGCATATCCTTGCTGGATTCGGCTGTTAATTATCGAATTCAAAAGCTTATCGATCCACAGACAGAGATAGGATTGAAGCTGCCAGTGGCACCAGCTATTATTTCGGCACATGCGCTTGTCGTATTATGTCCGGTGTTTATTTACGCACTGTTTTAA
- a CDS encoding DoxX family protein, with amino-acid sequence MMIQFLRTEDKFVKWVLLLIRLYLGWAWLKAGLAKYQGGGFDASGMLKGAIANANGEKPNVPDWWGTFLESFALPYVDLFNFIVPLGEVLVGLGLIVGLFTKTAVFFGIVMNFAFLFSGVVKVNPTMIILSLIILVSLYQAGKIGVDGFLKKKNISLFKGSRSSAA; translated from the coding sequence CTGATGATTCAATTTTTGAGGACGGAAGACAAGTTTGTAAAATGGGTGCTTTTGCTGATTAGGTTGTACTTGGGTTGGGCATGGTTGAAAGCAGGACTTGCGAAATATCAAGGCGGTGGCTTTGACGCTAGTGGCATGCTTAAAGGGGCTATCGCTAACGCGAATGGCGAAAAGCCTAACGTGCCCGATTGGTGGGGAACGTTCCTAGAATCGTTTGCATTGCCGTACGTGGATTTGTTTAACTTTATCGTTCCGCTTGGTGAAGTGCTGGTAGGACTCGGATTGATCGTAGGACTCTTTACGAAGACAGCCGTATTTTTCGGGATCGTAATGAACTTTGCATTCTTGTTTAGTGGGGTTGTTAAAGTTAATCCGACGATGATTATATTGTCGCTGATTATTCTTGTGTCTTTGTACCAAGCAGGCAAAATTGGCGTAGATGGCTTCTTGAAGAAGAAAAATATTTCGTTGTTCAAGGGCAGCCGTTCAAGCGCTGCTTAA
- a CDS encoding MFS transporter yields MKKGLLQRNRNYRKLWLAKSGSVLGDWFNQIALGQVTLTMTNSASAMGLVLLCRSLPTVIIGPFAGPLVDFFSKRTIMMVSDLLRAVFALLFIMAYLTQAPSLLYIGALCLGISGILFDPAQQTAISQLVSREDLPEANALNSTITSIMRIVGAVAGGVAAAIFSPILCFALNSVSYLWSAICIYQIKWSERSATLVHKLPYWAALKEGITEVRTNRVARSIILIGISWGLAGGGYSILIPLLGNSVYHMGGLGIGLLFAIDGVGLLIGALLVKQFIGSDHRRANLAYGVAYLTQALFFTLLTQLTTFEWGAIMLLLMRISSGVIVPLDTYLLQINTPESVRGRVFTFHYSTYGGVMQLSFAIFGFLFDSLGISAAGAIIGLTSFGCGLFWLIQFRHLNINKKNPSS; encoded by the coding sequence ATGAAAAAGGGGCTACTTCAACGTAATCGCAACTATCGAAAATTATGGCTAGCAAAGAGCGGTAGCGTATTGGGAGACTGGTTCAACCAGATTGCACTTGGACAGGTCACGTTGACCATGACAAACTCGGCTTCAGCTATGGGTCTCGTCCTTCTATGCCGTTCATTACCTACAGTAATTATTGGGCCATTTGCTGGCCCTCTAGTCGATTTCTTCTCGAAGAGGACGATCATGATGGTGTCTGACTTACTGCGAGCCGTCTTTGCGTTGCTATTTATTATGGCCTATCTCACGCAGGCCCCCTCATTACTCTATATTGGTGCGTTATGCCTGGGCATATCCGGGATATTGTTCGACCCTGCTCAACAAACAGCTATCTCGCAGCTCGTATCACGAGAAGATTTACCCGAAGCAAACGCCTTGAATTCAACCATAACGAGCATTATGCGTATAGTAGGAGCTGTTGCTGGAGGTGTAGCAGCCGCTATTTTTTCACCTATATTATGCTTCGCCCTCAATTCGGTATCCTATCTATGGTCTGCCATATGCATTTATCAAATCAAGTGGTCGGAACGCTCGGCTACTCTTGTACATAAGCTGCCTTATTGGGCTGCACTCAAAGAGGGTATAACGGAGGTTCGAACAAATCGTGTAGCCCGATCCATCATTTTAATCGGAATTAGTTGGGGCTTGGCCGGAGGCGGATACTCGATCCTCATCCCTTTGTTAGGGAATTCCGTCTATCATATGGGCGGTTTAGGCATTGGGCTGTTGTTTGCTATCGATGGCGTCGGTCTATTGATTGGCGCATTGCTAGTTAAACAATTTATAGGGTCCGACCATAGAAGGGCAAACTTAGCATACGGGGTAGCCTACTTAACCCAAGCACTATTTTTCACTTTGCTTACCCAGCTGACGACATTCGAATGGGGAGCAATCATGCTGCTTCTAATGCGCATCAGCTCGGGCGTCATTGTGCCCTTGGATACGTATTTGCTGCAAATAAATACACCTGAATCCGTAAGAGGACGCGTGTTTACGTTCCATTATTCAACGTATGGTGGTGTCATGCAATTGTCCTTTGCTATCTTTGGCTTTCTATTTGATTCGCTCGGCATTTCAGCTGCGGGAGCTATAATTGGCCTTACTTCTTTCGGTTGCGGTCTATTTTGGCTCATCCAGTTCAGGCACCTGAATATAAACAAGAAAAACCCCTCATCTTAA
- a CDS encoding barstar family protein, whose amino-acid sequence MQKIVIDGSSITSKEQLHQLLQQQLKLPDYYGGNLDALWDCLTCDVELPVEIEWRDYEQTRKQLGDYADRMVQTFKAAEKESHGKLRFTIK is encoded by the coding sequence TTGCAAAAAATCGTTATCGACGGCAGCAGTATAACGTCCAAAGAACAACTCCATCAGTTGCTTCAGCAGCAGCTCAAGCTGCCCGATTATTATGGCGGCAACCTAGACGCGTTGTGGGACTGCTTGACGTGCGACGTTGAGCTGCCTGTCGAAATCGAGTGGCGTGATTATGAGCAGACCCGCAAGCAGCTCGGGGATTATGCGGACAGAATGGTGCAAACGTTCAAAGCGGCGGAGAAAGAATCGCATGGAAAGCTACGTTTTACGATAAAATGA
- a CDS encoding ribonuclease domain-containing protein, whose amino-acid sequence MKKWVQTLSIVYIVCLIAGLVGCVTFPPAKQVTPQSDKSLESDQSARAERTAHTCGLDPQLQPLTTYDEVVAYLKEHNKLPPNYIKKSAAKNCGWVPREGNLQVVAPKMSIGGDVFSNAEGLLPKASNRKWTEADINYHGGHRGKFRLVYSNDGLYYKTEDHYRTFQRIP is encoded by the coding sequence ATGAAAAAGTGGGTGCAAACGCTCAGCATTGTATATATTGTCTGCTTAATTGCAGGCTTGGTTGGATGTGTCACATTTCCCCCTGCTAAGCAAGTAACACCTCAGTCGGACAAGTCCTTGGAGTCGGATCAATCCGCACGTGCAGAACGTACTGCTCACACATGTGGACTTGATCCCCAGCTTCAACCGTTAACTACCTACGATGAAGTCGTTGCCTACTTAAAAGAACACAACAAACTTCCACCCAACTATATAAAGAAGTCCGCTGCTAAAAATTGCGGCTGGGTACCACGAGAAGGCAATTTACAAGTCGTCGCGCCCAAGATGAGTATTGGCGGCGATGTATTTTCCAATGCGGAAGGTTTGTTGCCTAAAGCAAGCAACCGAAAATGGACTGAAGCCGACATTAATTATCATGGTGGGCATCGCGGTAAATTCCGTCTCGTATACTCCAATGACGGCTTATACTATAAGACAGAAGACCATTACAGGACATTTCAACGTATTCCTTAA